The DNA segment ATACCCAGCAGTATTGAGATGAGCACGAGCCATTTGGCGCCGTATCCAAGGCGTCTCCACCATCGAAGCATCATTGTTTCCTCAGCATCTCTCGGGCCGACCGGCCAGTGACGGGGCCGCCGGCATCGCGTGGTGACGTACGGGTGGTAGCGATGGGTTCGCCATCCGGGCCCCAGGTTCGCCATTGTCCCGGGCGCAGAAGGTTGGGGACAGCCAGGCGTTCGAGCACGCCAGGTAGCTTCTCGAAGGCGCCTTGGCCAATGGCGGGGCCTCCGAACGCTTGGTTCCAGGTGGTTGTGGTGGGCGCGGTGACGTGGGTGAGCAAGCTTCTGGCCAATGCACTTGCAACGCCGTCAGGAACTGCTCCTGCATTGCATGCGTCTATCAAAATGGGTTGCCTGTGCCATATGCCGCTGGTACGGATGGTCCGGGCGATTTCCTCAATGTTCGTGACTCCCTGCAGGCGGTGCGCGGTCGCGTGGGCGAAAAGATAAAGATATCCCTCGACGCCTCGTTCTCTCAACCCCGATAGATACAGAGCTTTGTCTCCAGGTTGGATGAGGATGATCTTTTTGCGGATGGGATCGATGGTCGCGATCTTTTGCACCAATTTCCGCGAGTCATCCAGCCCTTCGAACACCAGCTTGGGCAACCCCTTCCCCGGTCCATACTGAATCCGCCCATTCTCGATGGGCTCCGCAGGTCCCTCCCGGAACCAGTAGGCAAGCGACATCCGGTCTTTCCTCCCCATGTGCATGTGCATGGAAGGCCGGCGCGGCCTTCCTCCGGGCGGTGCGTGCCCTGGACGGATGCCAATGTGCCTGCATCGGGAGGTGTGCGGATGGCCGTTGCACCGCGTGTTCTGCAATGCAGAACATTTCCACCGCGCGCTGGACAAGCGCGGTGGAAATGGGTTTGGTGAAGCAGGAAGGCGACGCGATGGCGCCGCAATGCCACTAGCGCAGCGACACGAAGACCGGGTTCGAATAGAACCAGAGGTTGCCGTAGTTGCGGTCGTTGATCTGGTCGTGGCGGGTGGCAGGATCGGTCGTGGTGACCGGCTGGTCCGCCAGCGGCTCACCCCCGGACGTGAGGCCGGCCACGTTCTCGCCGAGGTTGGTCCCGCGCAGGCGCAGGTACTGGTTCTTCGTGACGGTCATCGGGAACTCCACCACGTTGTAGCCTTCCTCGTCGGTGGTCCAGTCCGCGGCGGTGAAGCGGCGCAGCACGCGGGTGCTCGGGTTGGTGGCCTGCCGGTAGGCGTCGGTGCCGGGCTGTGCCTTCGCACCCACGTCGCCCACGATGAGATCCACATGGTCCACCCTGGGCGTCATGTTGCCCGGATTGCCGCTCGCCACCGGGCGCTGGTAGTTGTTGACCGGCGGGCTCTTGAAGCGGATGCGCACCGTCACGCGTTCACCGGCGGCAGCCTGGATCTCCTGGCCCATGGTGGCCCGGCCGGCCGCGCCGGACACGTTGAAGTCCAGGGCGTTGATCAGGTCGCCGAACACGCCGAAGCTGCGGCCCGCGCGCAGGCTGTCGATCAGCCCGTCGATGTGGCCTTCCGCCTTGGCGCTCTGCCAGACGTAGGTCTTGGCGTATTCGCCGGGGTAGTAGCCGCTGCTGTTGTTGTTGGAGTCGATCTCGAAGTGCGAGTCGGAGTCGGCGATGTTCCAGATGCGGCGGCCTTCGCCCAGCAGCGCGTCCCACACGCCGCCCAGCTGCGCCACGATGTAGTCGGTGCCGCCGTAGGTGCGGTTGGGTTTGTTGGCGTCGATGTAGGCCGAGGTGTAGCCGCCGCGGTCGGGTTCGAGCTGGTTGCCCACCATGCCTTCGATGGCGAACACGATCCTGGGCGCCAGGTCGTTCATCTGGCGGAAGTCGGCGATGGTGTACTTGTTGGGGTTGCGCGAGGGGTGGTTGATCAGCGCGTAGCTGTTGTCGGGATACTTTTCCTTCAGCCACGCGATGGCCTTGATCGCGTCGTCGCCGGTCTGGTTGTAGCGCTGCGGGTACCGGGCCTTCCAGCGGGCCACGTCGGCCGGGTCGAACAGCGACTCGGCGCCGGTGGTGAAGAGGTATTGGAATTCCTTGGCCGCGCTGGCGGAGGTCTTCCAGTTGCCGCTGGCTCCTTCGAAGATGCCGACGCCGATGTGGTCGTGAGTGGGCATGTCCCACTCGAAGGCCGAATAGATCAGCTTGCCCTTGTAGTTGCCGGCGTCCTGCAGCGCCTGGATGCGCGGCATCTCGTAGCTTTCCATGCCGTAGGCGAAGGCCCTGGGCGCGGGCAGCAGGTTGGCCGCGTTGTCGTACTTGGACGAGCGCAGGTGGTTGGTCACGGCCATCCAGTCCAGGCCGTAGCTCGTGAAGGCCTTGCCGAGCAGGAAGTCCAGGGTCTGCGTGGTACGCGAGTCGTCGGATTGCACCGTGTGCGTGTGCAGGTCGCCGGTGGTCCAGCGGCCCTTCTCGAAGGCGTCGGACGAGCCGCCGGAGCCGCCGCAGGCGCTCAGGAGAAGAAGCAGCAAGGAGGAGGCCGCCAGGGAATGGCGCACGGGCCGGCGTGCGCGGAGCGTGGAAGTGTGCATGGGACGCGGATGTTGTAGGGCGCTATAGGGGCGTGCCCCCATGGCGCGCGACGGCGCCCGGAGGCCGGCGATTTGTAACCAGGTTTCATGACCATCTGGTGACGTATGTCTCGCCCGCCCCCGCCTTCCGCGTCCTTTGCCTCAGAAACTGTGCCGCAGCGTCAGCGTCGCATTGCGCGGCGCTCCCGGCAGGTTCAGGTTCGCGTTCGATCCATGGGCCGACACGATGTAGTTGCGGTCGAACAGGTTACGCAGGTTCAGCTGCAGCGTGGTCGCGCGGCCGATGCGGTACTGCGCCATGGCGTCCACCACCACGTACGACGGCAGCGTCACCGTGTTGCCCGGGTTGGCGAACCGGTCGCCCACGTAGTTCACGCCGCCGCCCACGCTCCAGGCCTCGCCGAGCTGCTGGGTGATCCAGGCCGAGAAGGCATTGCGCGGGGTGAGGGTGGCGCGCTTGCCCTCCACCAGCTGGCC comes from the Paracidovorax avenae ATCC 19860 genome and includes:
- a CDS encoding S-layer protein, whose translation is MHTSTLRARRPVRHSLAASSLLLLLLSACGGSGGSSDAFEKGRWTTGDLHTHTVQSDDSRTTQTLDFLLGKAFTSYGLDWMAVTNHLRSSKYDNAANLLPAPRAFAYGMESYEMPRIQALQDAGNYKGKLIYSAFEWDMPTHDHIGVGIFEGASGNWKTSASAAKEFQYLFTTGAESLFDPADVARWKARYPQRYNQTGDDAIKAIAWLKEKYPDNSYALINHPSRNPNKYTIADFRQMNDLAPRIVFAIEGMVGNQLEPDRGGYTSAYIDANKPNRTYGGTDYIVAQLGGVWDALLGEGRRIWNIADSDSHFEIDSNNNSSGYYPGEYAKTYVWQSAKAEGHIDGLIDSLRAGRSFGVFGDLINALDFNVSGAAGRATMGQEIQAAAGERVTVRIRFKSPPVNNYQRPVASGNPGNMTPRVDHVDLIVGDVGAKAQPGTDAYRQATNPSTRVLRRFTAADWTTDEEGYNVVEFPMTVTKNQYLRLRGTNLGENVAGLTSGGEPLADQPVTTTDPATRHDQINDRNYGNLWFYSNPVFVSLR